In the genome of Christensenella timonensis, one region contains:
- the aroQ gene encoding type II 3-dehydroquinate dehydratase, which yields MKKILIMNGPNLNMLGIREPGVYGSMSLGDMNDFIQAQAKEQAYNVELEFFQSNHEGVMIDKLHECYGRKDGIVLNAGAYTHYSYAIRDAISSIGIPCVEVHLSDIHAREGFRHVSVIQEVCLAQICGMGVKGYIEALKILLEEEK from the coding sequence ATGAAAAAGATATTGATCATGAACGGGCCGAACCTGAATATGCTGGGCATCAGGGAACCGGGCGTATATGGAAGCATGTCCCTTGGGGATATGAACGATTTTATCCAGGCGCAAGCGAAGGAGCAGGCGTATAATGTTGAGCTGGAATTTTTCCAGTCCAACCATGAAGGGGTAATGATCGACAAGCTGCATGAATGTTATGGCAGGAAAGACGGTATCGTATTGAATGCCGGAGCCTACACCCATTACAGCTATGCGATCCGGGACGCGATTTCATCGATCGGGATCCCGTGCGTGGAGGTGCACCTTTCCGATATCCACGCCAGGGAAGGATTTCGTCACGTTTCCGTCATCCAAGAAGTTTGTTTGGCGCAAATCTGCGGTATGGGCGTAAAAGGGTATATCGAAGCCTTAAAAATCCTGTTGGAGGAAGAAAAATGA
- a CDS encoding aldo/keto reductase, with amino-acid sequence MIHDLAEKVRMNNGQGIPGFGLGVFNAAGEEVYRAVRYALDAGYRHIDTATLYGNEQDVGRAIRDCGLPREEIFLTTKLWPTDFDDPQQAFDLSMRKLDCGYLDLYLLHWPGKEETRRLKAWDFIQGQVEKQNIRSAGVSNFLVPHLKGLEEKTGTVPANNQIEFHPWHQQREVCGYCKERGIVVTAWGPMFHGHLSEEPLMAEIGEKYGKSAAQATLRWALQKDIVIIPKSVKRERIIQNADIFDFTISDEDMRAIDALDGKGSYSFDATSFDGDVDAERSKQN; translated from the coding sequence ATGATACATGATTTGGCAGAAAAGGTAAGGATGAACAATGGACAGGGCATCCCCGGGTTTGGGCTGGGGGTATTCAATGCGGCAGGGGAGGAAGTTTATCGCGCCGTTCGCTATGCGCTTGACGCGGGCTACCGCCATATCGACACAGCCACGCTTTATGGAAACGAACAGGATGTGGGCCGTGCGATACGCGACTGCGGCCTGCCGCGTGAGGAGATATTTTTGACGACAAAGTTATGGCCGACAGATTTTGACGACCCGCAGCAGGCCTTCGATTTGAGCATGCGCAAGCTGGACTGCGGCTACCTTGACCTGTATTTGCTGCACTGGCCGGGCAAAGAAGAAACGCGGCGTTTAAAGGCATGGGACTTTATCCAGGGTCAGGTGGAGAAGCAAAATATCCGGTCGGCAGGGGTATCTAATTTCCTTGTCCCGCATCTTAAGGGCCTGGAGGAAAAAACAGGGACGGTACCCGCGAACAACCAGATCGAATTTCACCCGTGGCATCAGCAGCGGGAGGTGTGCGGTTATTGTAAGGAGCGGGGGATCGTCGTGACGGCATGGGGGCCTATGTTCCACGGGCATTTGAGCGAAGAACCGCTCATGGCGGAGATCGGCGAAAAGTATGGCAAAAGCGCGGCACAGGCAACGCTGCGCTGGGCGCTGCAAAAGGATATCGTCATCATCCCAAAATCGGTCAAAAGGGAGCGGATCATCCAAAACGCGGATATTTTTGATTTCACGATTTCTGATGAAGATATGCGCGCTATCGACGCGCTGGACGGAAAGGGAAGCTATTCTTTTGACGCTACATCCTTTGACGGCGATGTAGACGCGGAACGTTCAAAACAAAACTAA
- a CDS encoding NADH-quinone oxidoreductase subunit NuoE family protein: protein MTNTAENQVKYDELKVYISEMMEKPGPLMPIMQKAQDIFGALSFDVQRFISEEMGIPMTDVYGVATFYSQFALEPKGKHVIGVCMGTACYVKKAEGVLNALADDLQTAPGNTTPDGLFTLEATRCLGCCGLAPVIMIDDQVYGRLKPEDIPGILDIYRKKQ from the coding sequence ATGACCAACACAGCAGAGAACCAGGTAAAATATGACGAACTGAAGGTTTATATCAGTGAAATGATGGAAAAACCGGGCCCGCTGATGCCGATCATGCAGAAAGCACAGGATATTTTCGGCGCTTTGTCGTTCGATGTCCAGCGTTTTATCTCGGAAGAAATGGGCATCCCAATGACGGACGTATACGGCGTGGCGACTTTTTACTCGCAGTTCGCACTTGAACCGAAAGGCAAGCATGTGATCGGCGTATGCATGGGTACGGCTTGCTATGTTAAGAAAGCGGAAGGCGTTCTCAATGCACTGGCAGACGATTTACAGACCGCGCCCGGCAATACGACGCCGGACGGACTGTTTACGCTGGAAGCTACACGCTGCCTGGGATGCTGCGGGTTAGCGCCGGTCATCATGATCGACGACCAGGTGTATGGCAGGCTGAAACCGGAAGATATCCCGGGGATATTGGACATTTACAGAAAGAAGCAATAA
- a CDS encoding co-chaperone GroES → MTIKPLGDRVVIKSVEAEETTKSGIVLPGSAQEKPQVAEVVEVGPGGVVDGKEIKMEVKKGDKVLYSKYAGTDVKLDGEELVIVRQSDILAIVK, encoded by the coding sequence ATGACTATTAAACCTTTAGGCGACAGAGTTGTCATCAAATCTGTCGAAGCGGAAGAAACAACAAAGAGCGGTATTGTATTGCCTGGTTCGGCACAGGAGAAGCCCCAGGTCGCAGAAGTGGTCGAAGTCGGCCCCGGCGGCGTTGTCGACGGGAAAGAGATCAAAATGGAAGTTAAAAAAGGCGACAAGGTTCTGTATTCCAAGTATGCCGGTACAGACGTGAAGCTAGATGGCGAAGAATTGGTGATCGTCCGCCAGTCTGACATTCTCGCTATTGTAAAATAA
- a CDS encoding ATP-binding protein — protein sequence MKEISLHIMDIVQNSITANATLVEVRLDIQYAKNTVSVTIRDNGRGMSKEMLEHVTSPFVTTRTTRRVGLGISLFQAGAQATGGEFSIDSTEGVGTVVRAVYALDHLDRPPIGDFAGTLHTLIVSNPDIDFLVAVVVDESEDVLDTREVKQVLGADVPLDTPDISIWLKENLDEMFKPEYIDF from the coding sequence ATGAAAGAGATTTCACTGCATATCATGGATATCGTCCAGAATTCGATCACGGCCAATGCAACGCTAGTCGAAGTCCGTTTGGATATCCAATATGCAAAAAATACAGTTTCGGTGACGATCAGGGACAATGGACGCGGCATGAGCAAAGAAATGCTCGAGCATGTGACCAGCCCGTTTGTCACGACGCGCACCACCCGCAGGGTAGGCTTGGGGATATCCCTTTTCCAGGCGGGGGCACAGGCAACCGGCGGGGAGTTCAGTATCGATTCTACGGAAGGCGTGGGAACGGTTGTCCGCGCCGTGTATGCTCTTGACCATCTGGACAGGCCGCCGATCGGCGATTTTGCGGGCACGCTGCACACTTTGATCGTCAGCAACCCTGACATTGATTTTTTGGTGGCGGTCGTGGTGGATGAATCGGAGGATGTGCTCGATACGCGGGAAGTAAAGCAGGTGCTTGGCGCAGATGTCCCGCTGGACACGCCGGATATATCGATCTGGCTGAAGGAAAACCTGGATGAAATGTTCAAACCGGAATATATCGATTTTTGA
- a CDS encoding deoxycytidylate deaminase, which translates to MDKWDKRFMDLAGEIAHWSSCYKPNRSVGAVIVKNKRIVTTGYNGAPAGIDSCKERGECLRNNLGIASGERHELCYAIHAEQNAIIQAAKLGVAIDGATMYCTHQPCSICAKMIVNAGILRVVYKYPYPDDFAKKIFELVDMQIEQYQD; encoded by the coding sequence ATGGATAAGTGGGATAAACGTTTTATGGATCTCGCGGGAGAGATCGCACACTGGTCTAGCTGCTATAAGCCGAACCGCAGCGTAGGGGCGGTCATCGTGAAGAATAAGCGGATCGTTACGACAGGGTACAATGGTGCGCCTGCGGGAATCGACAGCTGTAAGGAACGCGGCGAATGCCTGCGCAACAACCTGGGGATCGCCTCCGGTGAGCGTCACGAGCTTTGCTATGCGATCCATGCGGAGCAGAACGCGATCATCCAGGCAGCGAAGCTGGGCGTTGCGATCGACGGCGCGACCATGTATTGTACACACCAGCCGTGTTCGATTTGCGCCAAGATGATCGTCAATGCGGGAATCCTCCGTGTCGTTTATAAATATCCCTATCCGGACGACTTCGCAAAGAAAATATTTGAACTGGTGGATATGCAGATCGAGCAATATCAGGATTAG
- a CDS encoding shikimate dehydrogenase family protein — MTKKYCVIGQPIAHSLSPAIHNALYERYGLDCKYDAYPVDHNGLSGFLSQIQERGICGFNITMPLKQDILPHLAYVSPEARTGVNTVVVGENGLSGYSTDAQGFYSSLQQLGAGYSGQNIVFIGAGAVTGLLCADAVQKNAKSICVVNRTLEKAQAMARPYGAASDSLSNISEYMPQCGLLVNTTPLGMSGAGHDFETLDFIDLLPSCAVVCDLIYSPPQTTLLKHAGARGLKTMNGLGMLIWQAFYAFEKFCGIMPGQKDYAAVLSQLELRDQ, encoded by the coding sequence ATGACAAAAAAATACTGCGTCATCGGCCAACCGATCGCACACAGTTTATCGCCCGCAATCCATAACGCATTGTATGAGCGTTACGGCCTGGACTGCAAATATGACGCCTACCCCGTCGACCATAACGGCCTTTCCGGGTTCCTTTCACAAATCCAGGAGCGCGGCATCTGCGGTTTTAATATCACCATGCCATTAAAGCAGGACATCCTGCCCCATTTGGCATATGTCTCACCGGAAGCGCGTACCGGCGTGAATACCGTCGTCGTAGGAGAAAACGGCCTTTCCGGATACTCTACGGATGCACAAGGGTTTTATTCCTCCCTGCAACAGCTGGGTGCAGGCTATAGTGGCCAAAACATCGTTTTCATCGGTGCGGGCGCTGTGACAGGCTTGCTGTGTGCAGACGCTGTGCAAAAAAACGCAAAAAGTATTTGTGTGGTAAACCGCACCCTTGAAAAGGCACAAGCTATGGCACGCCCTTACGGCGCTGCTTCCGACTCCCTTAGCAACATCAGCGAGTATATGCCACAATGCGGCCTGCTCGTCAACACGACGCCGCTCGGTATGAGCGGCGCCGGCCATGACTTTGAAACGCTTGATTTTATTGACCTGCTGCCCTCTTGCGCCGTGGTGTGCGACCTGATCTACAGCCCTCCCCAAACAACGTTGCTAAAACATGCAGGCGCGCGCGGCTTAAAGACAATGAATGGCCTTGGCATGCTGATCTGGCAGGCATTCTATGCTTTTGAAAAATTTTGCGGGATCATGCCCGGACAAAAAGACTATGCGGCTGTCCTCTCACAGCTTGAGCTGCGCGATCAATAG
- a CDS encoding [Fe-Fe] hydrogenase large subunit C-terminal domain-containing protein yields the protein MEKYFHSVRLEKEKCSGCTNCIKRCPTEAIRVQKGKAKILAERCIDCGECIRVCPYHAKNAVTDPLSSINNYKYKIALPAPALYAQFKLLDNRDRVERILTALKSMGFDDVFEVARGAEICSKAIAEELRTRNKRPLISSACPAVVRLIQVNFPELLDNVVNVDAPVEVAAKVAKREFAEKNNVDISEIGAYFITPCPAKMTSIKSPLAKEKSDVDGAISILEVYGLLAGQLKTVETKRFEGEKASAKGIGWANSGGEAFAIGEKNALSVDGIANVARALEDIENDKLKDLDYFEGLACIGGCVGGPLVFESSFVAQSRVNTICDIVGLDQGVENHAEEYAKEGVASTVKTIEPLDVMKLDDDRMVALKKIQQIDELLEKLPGMDCGSCGAPSCRALAEDIVRGHATEMDCVFMLKEKVRYLAEEMVDLASKDKVRGDGEEE from the coding sequence ATGGAAAAATATTTTCATTCGGTGCGTCTGGAAAAAGAAAAGTGCTCCGGATGTACCAATTGTATCAAAAGGTGCCCGACGGAAGCGATCAGGGTACAAAAAGGAAAGGCAAAGATATTGGCCGAGCGCTGCATCGACTGTGGCGAATGTATCCGCGTTTGTCCTTACCATGCTAAAAATGCGGTGACGGATCCGCTTTCCAGTATCAATAATTACAAATATAAAATTGCGCTGCCCGCTCCTGCTCTGTATGCGCAGTTCAAGCTGCTCGATAACAGAGACCGGGTCGAGCGCATCCTGACGGCCTTAAAATCAATGGGCTTTGACGATGTGTTTGAAGTGGCGCGCGGGGCGGAAATCTGCTCCAAGGCGATTGCGGAAGAATTGAGGACGCGGAACAAACGGCCGCTGATCTCGTCCGCCTGTCCCGCCGTGGTGCGCTTGATACAAGTCAATTTTCCGGAGCTTCTTGACAATGTCGTCAACGTGGACGCGCCTGTGGAAGTAGCCGCTAAGGTCGCAAAACGTGAATTTGCCGAAAAGAATAATGTGGATATTTCGGAGATCGGGGCTTATTTCATTACGCCGTGTCCGGCAAAGATGACAAGTATTAAATCACCCTTGGCAAAGGAAAAAAGCGACGTCGACGGCGCGATCTCCATCCTTGAAGTATATGGTTTGCTGGCGGGACAGCTCAAAACCGTTGAAACCAAACGCTTTGAGGGCGAAAAAGCCTCCGCCAAAGGTATCGGATGGGCAAATAGCGGCGGGGAGGCGTTCGCGATCGGCGAAAAGAACGCGCTTTCCGTGGACGGCATCGCAAATGTCGCGCGTGCCCTTGAGGATATCGAGAACGACAAACTGAAAGACCTGGATTATTTTGAAGGGCTGGCGTGCATCGGCGGCTGCGTCGGCGGCCCGCTGGTATTTGAAAGTTCATTTGTCGCACAATCCCGCGTCAATACGATATGCGATATCGTAGGGCTTGACCAGGGGGTGGAAAACCATGCCGAAGAGTATGCAAAAGAAGGCGTTGCTTCAACGGTCAAGACGATCGAGCCGCTGGATGTTATGAAGCTGGACGACGACAGGATGGTCGCACTCAAAAAAATACAGCAGATCGACGAACTGCTGGAAAAGCTGCCGGGTATGGATTGCGGGAGCTGCGGCGCGCCGAGCTGCCGGGCGCTTGCGGAAGATATCGTAAGGGGACATGCAACGGAGATGGATTGCGTCTTCATGCTCAAAGAAAAGGTGCGTTACCTGGCGGAGGAAATGGTGGATCTCGCCAGTAAGGATAAAGTAAGAGGGGACGGAGAAGAGGAATGA
- a CDS encoding PHP domain-containing protein: MRLAYDFHIHSALSPCAENDMTPNNIVNMAKLKGLDAIAVCDHNSTKNLPAVAKVAEAAGITLLPAMEMTTAEEVHVLALFEDVPAALAFGDMVYEALPDIPNKPDFFGEQLLMDENDEVTGRLDKLLISALPFGMDECCALIAQYGGYSVPAHINKGANSILANLGFFPPQLSFKTIEVTKGLAIINDISGFQQIHSSDAHNLWQISEAENTIEAEGNSVRAILKKLCV, translated from the coding sequence ATGCGGCTTGCCTACGATTTCCATATCCATTCTGCGCTCTCGCCATGTGCGGAAAACGATATGACCCCCAACAACATTGTCAACATGGCAAAGCTGAAGGGGCTTGATGCGATCGCGGTATGCGACCATAACAGCACGAAGAACCTGCCTGCGGTGGCCAAAGTCGCCGAGGCAGCCGGTATCACCCTTTTGCCGGCAATGGAAATGACGACGGCAGAGGAAGTACATGTGCTGGCTCTTTTTGAAGATGTTCCTGCGGCGCTCGCCTTTGGCGATATGGTTTATGAAGCACTCCCTGACATCCCCAACAAACCGGATTTTTTCGGGGAACAGCTGCTGATGGATGAAAATGACGAGGTGACGGGACGCCTGGATAAGCTGCTCATTTCCGCGCTGCCGTTCGGTATGGACGAATGTTGCGCGTTGATTGCGCAATACGGCGGCTATTCTGTTCCGGCGCATATCAACAAAGGGGCAAATTCCATACTTGCAAACCTTGGCTTTTTTCCACCCCAACTGAGCTTTAAAACCATTGAAGTCACCAAAGGGCTTGCAATCATAAACGATATATCAGGATTCCAGCAGATCCACTCATCAGACGCGCATAACCTGTGGCAAATATCAGAGGCGGAGAATACGATCGAGGCGGAAGGAAATTCCGTCCGGGCGATCCTGAAAAAATTATGTGTATAA
- the groL gene encoding chaperonin GroEL (60 kDa chaperone family; promotes refolding of misfolded polypeptides especially under stressful conditions; forms two stacked rings of heptamers to form a barrel-shaped 14mer; ends can be capped by GroES; misfolded proteins enter the barrel where they are refolded when GroES binds), whose amino-acid sequence MAKQLKFGEEARRALESGVNQLADTVKVTLGPKGRNVVLDKKFGSPLITNDGVTIAKEIELEDPFENMGAQLVKEVATKTNDVAGDGTTTATLLAQAIIREGLKNVAAGANPMGIKKGILKASEAAVAGLKEMSKPIADSKAISQVASISAADEEIGSLIAQAMEKVGNDGVITVEESKTMQTELAVVEGMQFDRGYASAYMVTDTDKMEAVLDDPLILITDKKITNIQDLLPVLEQIVQQGKKLLIIAEDVEGEALATLVVNKLRGTFNCVAVKAPGFGDRRKAMLQDIAILTGGTVISEEVGIDLKDATVDMLGHAKQVKVDKENTVIVEGMGNKEDIAARIKSIRSQIEETTSDYDKEKLQERLAKLAGGVAVIRVGAATETEMKETKLRIEDALAATRAAVEEGIVPGGGTALLKVSDKISALIDQLEGDQKTGARIVLRALEEPVRQIAANAGLEGSIIVEKINAEKSKTYGFDAAKGEYVDMIKVGIIDPTKVTRSAVQNAASVSAMLLTTESVVTDIPAPEPAMPAGAPGGMPGGMY is encoded by the coding sequence ATGGCAAAGCAATTGAAATTTGGAGAAGAAGCGCGCCGTGCTCTTGAGAGCGGTGTCAATCAGCTTGCTGATACAGTCAAGGTAACATTAGGGCCAAAGGGAAGGAACGTCGTTCTCGATAAGAAGTTCGGTTCCCCGCTCATCACAAACGACGGCGTTACCATCGCAAAGGAAATCGAACTGGAAGATCCTTTTGAAAACATGGGCGCACAGCTCGTAAAAGAGGTTGCTACAAAAACAAACGACGTAGCCGGCGACGGCACGACGACAGCTACCCTGCTCGCACAGGCGATCATCCGCGAAGGACTTAAGAACGTCGCCGCAGGCGCAAACCCGATGGGCATCAAAAAAGGTATTTTGAAGGCTTCCGAAGCAGCTGTTGCGGGCCTCAAGGAGATGTCCAAGCCGATCGCGGACTCCAAGGCGATCTCGCAGGTTGCAAGCATTTCCGCTGCTGACGAAGAAATCGGTTCCCTGATTGCACAGGCAATGGAAAAGGTCGGAAACGACGGCGTCATCACTGTTGAAGAATCCAAAACGATGCAGACAGAGCTCGCAGTGGTCGAAGGTATGCAGTTTGACCGCGGTTATGCTTCCGCTTACATGGTAACGGATACAGATAAAATGGAAGCGGTTTTAGACGATCCGCTCATCCTCATCACAGATAAGAAAATTACGAATATCCAGGATCTGCTCCCCGTTCTGGAACAGATCGTACAGCAAGGCAAAAAGCTCCTCATCATCGCGGAAGATGTCGAGGGCGAAGCGCTTGCAACTTTGGTTGTCAACAAGCTGCGCGGCACATTTAACTGTGTTGCGGTCAAGGCTCCGGGCTTTGGCGACAGGAGAAAAGCAATGCTGCAGGATATCGCTATCCTGACAGGCGGCACGGTGATTTCCGAAGAAGTGGGCATCGACCTTAAGGATGCTACGGTCGATATGCTCGGCCATGCAAAACAGGTCAAGGTCGACAAGGAAAATACGGTTATCGTGGAAGGCATGGGCAACAAGGAAGACATCGCTGCACGCATCAAGTCCATCCGCTCACAGATCGAAGAAACGACTTCTGATTACGATAAGGAAAAATTGCAGGAAAGGCTTGCAAAGCTTGCCGGCGGCGTAGCGGTTATCCGCGTTGGCGCTGCGACGGAAACAGAGATGAAGGAAACGAAATTAAGAATCGAGGACGCGCTTGCGGCTACGCGTGCGGCTGTTGAGGAAGGGATCGTTCCCGGCGGCGGTACCGCCCTGCTGAAAGTGAGCGATAAGATTTCCGCATTGATCGACCAGCTCGAAGGCGACCAGAAGACAGGCGCTAGGATCGTGCTGCGCGCTTTGGAAGAACCTGTTCGCCAGATTGCTGCGAATGCGGGTCTTGAAGGCAGCATCATCGTTGAAAAAATCAATGCTGAAAAATCCAAAACATATGGCTTCGACGCTGCAAAGGGCGAATATGTCGACATGATCAAGGTCGGTATCATCGATCCTACCAAGGTAACGCGCAGCGCTGTCCAGAACGCTGCTTCCGTTTCCGCGATGCTGCTGACAACGGAAAGTGTGGTAACGGATATCCCTGCTCCGGAACCGGCTATGCCTGCCGGCGCTCCCGGCGGAATGCCCGGTGGAATGTATTAA
- a CDS encoding ATP-binding protein, whose product MIYSQEYDVAKDDFVAAGEVSAGIKSKLKKMGIDPMLIRKIAIACYEAEINMIIHSYGGQMKLNIDDDGIEIICEDTGPGIPDIELAMKEGYSTASDTVREMGFGAGMGLSNINKNSDHMNIESSPAGTKLTLKFLM is encoded by the coding sequence ATGATCTACTCCCAGGAATACGATGTGGCAAAAGATGATTTTGTCGCAGCGGGCGAGGTGTCCGCGGGGATCAAGAGCAAGCTGAAAAAAATGGGCATCGATCCCATGCTGATCCGCAAAATAGCGATCGCCTGTTATGAAGCGGAGATCAATATGATCATACACAGCTATGGCGGGCAGATGAAGTTGAACATCGACGACGATGGAATTGAGATCATATGCGAGGACACAGGCCCGGGCATCCCGGACATCGAGCTTGCGATGAAGGAAGGCTATTCCACGGCGTCGGATACGGTGCGTGAGATGGGTTTTGGCGCAGGTATGGGGCTCTCGAACATCAACAAGAACAGCGACCATATGAACATCGAGTCGAGCCCGGCAGGGACAAAGCTGACGCTCAAGTTCCTGATGTAG
- a CDS encoding (2Fe-2S) ferredoxin domain-containing protein: MKSLQELEAIRKKMQDKVDVRKNDADKRIVVGMATCGIAAGARPVLQAFVDEVATRGLNDVSVSQTGCIGVCRLEPIAEVFLPGQEKVTYVKMTPEKAKKVIAEHIVNGRIVTEYTIGYAEQNNA; this comes from the coding sequence ATGAAATCACTTCAGGAATTGGAAGCAATCAGGAAGAAAATGCAGGACAAGGTCGACGTCCGTAAAAATGATGCGGATAAACGTATCGTCGTCGGTATGGCGACATGCGGGATCGCGGCGGGTGCGCGCCCGGTACTGCAGGCGTTTGTTGATGAAGTCGCGACGCGCGGCCTAAACGACGTATCCGTATCGCAGACAGGCTGTATCGGCGTATGCCGTTTGGAGCCGATCGCGGAGGTTTTCCTGCCGGGACAGGAGAAAGTGACCTATGTAAAAATGACGCCGGAAAAAGCCAAGAAAGTCATTGCAGAGCATATCGTTAACGGCAGGATCGTTACGGAATATACGATTGGGTATGCGGAACAGAACAACGCTTAA
- a CDS encoding DRTGG domain-containing protein, whose product MVVKEIAGLLDAEFLCGEDKAGMEIICACGADMMSDVLAFTKHDAILLTGLVNNHVIRTAEMMDIQCVLFVRGKRPPEEIIDMAKDRDMVLLATEKPMFSACGVLYSSGIKGGMREV is encoded by the coding sequence ATGGTCGTAAAAGAAATTGCTGGCTTATTGGATGCTGAATTCCTTTGTGGGGAAGATAAAGCTGGAATGGAGATCATATGCGCGTGCGGGGCGGATATGATGAGCGATGTGCTTGCTTTTACAAAGCACGATGCTATTTTGCTGACGGGCCTCGTCAACAACCATGTGATCAGGACAGCGGAAATGATGGATATCCAATGCGTCCTGTTTGTACGCGGAAAGCGACCGCCGGAGGAGATCATAGATATGGCAAAGGATCGTGATATGGTTCTTCTGGCCACAGAGAAGCCGATGTTTTCGGCCTGCGGGGTACTTTATTCAAGCGGTATCAAGGGCGGGATGCGGGAGGTATAA